DNA sequence from the Coregonus clupeaformis isolate EN_2021a chromosome 13, ASM2061545v1, whole genome shotgun sequence genome:
ctgctactctgtttattatctatcctgattgcctggtcacttttacccctacctacatgtacatattacctcaatcaccTCAACTATCTCGTactccctgcacattgactcggtaccggtcctccttgtatatagtctcgttattgttattttattgtgttattatttttgtgCATATTTTCTTACTTTCTAACTCTGCATTGTTAGGAAagtgctcgtaagtaagcatttcacggtaaagtctacacttgttgtattctcCGCATGTGACGAATAATATTGGATTGGACTTGATTTGAATAGCAATATAGGCCTAAAGGGTTTATAGCTCTGGTTTACTGATAGTCTCAACATTGATGGTGGGAAGTGGCTTATTGTTGATCATTATGGGCAAGACTACACTTTAGATATGATGATAATTATCGGAGTCTATGTTAACTGAACTTGCACGGGCATGCTCAGTCAGCTGATCTACACTGTTTCTTTCTTTTAGTGCGTACAGCTCACATGTCTAGCCCCTCTATGGAGTCCACAGGCCAGGCTCATGCTCTAAATGTATTCCCGTAGCTGTGATATAAATATCTGCTGTCTGTTCAGGCAAGAGAGacgggactgtgtgtgtgtgtgtgtttgtcctgtagaCACTGCCGTTGAGTAAAGAGGCGGCCCCAGAGGCGGTGACAGATGAGGCGGAAGCACCCCTTCCAGGTATTTTCCCGTTAATTAGACCGATTTGTCAGATATTTATGGTTTTGACGGGGGTCTGGCCCTGGCCTTTTCTAGTATacgcttcctcaaaatagtccgaattgatctaagataactcaagaaatctgtcattaattttgacgttatTGCAGAGATCTTAAtcgcacaattttacatctaactaaaaAATTTGCATGAAAATGATTTGTCTCACGTTGAATGACAaacactttattgaagaatccctactggtgaccaatcactgacgaaggggcgtagacttcgtctaccgacttcggcttgccCCGGGAAACGTTTGTGCACGAACAAGTGAAAAAAAACCTTGCCGAAGACCAAAACGAACATAAATGTCCCAAAATGTAGTCATAATATACAGTATGCATGAACAGTTTCCTAACAGTTTGGTCTGGGAAACATGCGGACGCCATAACTGCTGATGCCGTGGCTACAAAGACGTATGTTTCCATCCCCCAGGTCCTGGTGGGAGATGACAGTGAGTGTCTGTTTGCTTAGTAGAGACCTCTTGGGCTGAGATGTTTTGCCCCCCTCCTTTATCTAAACTGAGATTGTAGCAaaggggaagaagagagaggctGTAGGCCGATACaccacacttttttttttttttttttttttcacctttatttaaccaggtaagccagttgagaacaggttctcatttacaactgcgacctggccaagataaagcaaagtagtgcaataaaaacaacacagagttacatatggggtaaaaaaaaacaaagtcagaaatacaacagaaaatatatatacagtgtgtgcaaatgtagcaagttatggaggtaaggcaataaataggctatagtgcagaataattacaatagtattaacactggaatgctagatgtgcaagagatgatgtgcaaatagagatactggggtgcaaaagagcaaaataaataacaatatagggatgaggtagttgggtgggctaatttcagatgggctgtgtacaggtgcagtgatcggtaaggtgctctgacaactgatgcttaaagttagtgagggagataagagtctccagcttcagagatttttgcaattcgttccagtcattggcagcagagaactggaaggaatggcggccaaaggaggtgttggctttgggaatgaccagtgagatatacctgctggagcgcagactacgggtgggtgctgctatggtgaccaatgagctaagataaggcggggatttgcctagcagtgatttatagatggcctggagccagtgggtttgacgacgcaTGTaggacatgtagtgaggaccagccaacaagagcgtacaggtcacagtggtgggtagtgtatggggctttggagacaaaacggatggcactgtgatagactacatccaatttgctgagtagagtgttggaggctattttgtaaatgacatcgccgaagtcaaggatcggtaggatagtcagttttacgagggcatgtttggcagcatgagtgaaggaggctttgttgcgaaataggaagccgattctagatttaactttggattggagattctttatgtgagtctggaagttgagtttacagtctaaccagacacctagatatttgtagttgtccacatactctaggtcagacccgtcgagagtggtgattctagtcgggtgggcgggtgctagcagcgttcgattgaaaagcatgcatttagttttactagtgtttaagagcagttgaaggctactgaaggattgttgtatggcattgaagctcgtttggaggtttgttaacacagtgtccaatgaagggccagatgtatacaaaatggtgtcgtctgcgtagaggtggatctgagagtcaccagcagcaagagcgacatcattgatatacacggagaaaagtgtcggcccaagaattgaaccctgtggcacccccatagagactgccataggtccagacaacaggccctccgatttgacacactgaactctatctgagaagtagttggtgaaccaggcgaggcagtcatttgagaaaccaaggctatttagtctgccaataagaatgcggtggttgacagagtcgaaagccttggccaggtcgatgaagacggctgcacagtactgtctattatcaatcgtggttataatatcgtttaggaccttgagcgtggcacTGTGCTGGTATAAGTCTCACATTTTAAGATTTTTTTCCCTCCCATGTCTGATTTCTCCAGTAACAAGAGGGGACTATTTAATGGAGTCTGCTGCATCTCGAGCCCAGACTCCTTCTGCCCATTTCTGTTCAAATTTCTCAAAATATTTGCTTTCCTTGGCATCCTGCATTCTGTTCATAGTTCTGAGGAGGCCAAACGCGTGCATCTACTGCCAGGTTTGCTCTATTTCAGGGCAGAAGACCGCAGAAGACCGCAAACACCATGTCGTCTTGGCCTGTGGTTGAAATGGGCATATTTACGAGTCACCTTCTCTCTACTCCATCTGCCCCCTAAAGCCATACAGGTCACTGTGGTGCCACACCAAGTTTGATGAGAAGGCAGATGTGTTTTCGAAAGCGAAAGAATTGGAGGCTTTTGTGGCCTGTCACTCATTAGGGAAATCGATGACATATGTGCGACGCATTTAGACCGAGACACTACACAAACACGCTCGTCCTTAATGAAAATAAGTGTCAGGGGAAAGACACCACAAATGTTGTGAAAGGAAGGTCTGTCTGGAGACACATTGTAAAAGTAATATCATGTGGGGTTTTTCAAGATGGAAACTACCTGGACCAGTCTTCCTAAATAGGTTCTGAACAGATTAATTAGCCATTGTCAAAGATTTCCTGTATGTCCCTGGTTTGAAATGTTGTTTTTCCTTGAAACTGTGGGAAACCTTCATCTTCTGAAACCTGGACAAAATGTGGTCAGGGCTGATTGTGCAAATCTGACTTTGAATCTCCAACCAAGTAGTTTAATTTCACTGAAAGAAGTTAAATGACTGGGCTACTATCGATTCTCTTCATTCATGTATGTACCCTAAAGCTCTCATACAACATTATAGCGTTGTTTCACCAAGCTTTGGTATAGAATAGTACACTGTTCTcatgtctctctacctccatgAATCTGACCAGTTACCTGTCTTGTAACTAATTCCACCTCTTACGACTAGACAGTAGGTCATTTGTGAAGGCAGCGTTGTGCTCTGCTGTGAGTACACTTGTGTTTTAGTGTTTAAGAGAATGACAGCTGGCAGATGGGTAATAGGGTGGTGAAGAGATTAACCCTTGAAATCCTAGTGGCTACCATGGGTGTCAACCAATTAGAATGTCACATTTCTCTAGGCTTAAAAAAAAGTTATGGTGCCAACTGCTActcctaaaaaaataaaaaaataaaaaaaattcagaCACTGTGAATTTATGGAGTGTAGATGTAGGATTCTTTTCATTTCCAttcaagctagaatccttagttgctacatcaatgtttggacttttaaattaattatatactgtatattcttgaagaatataacttataaatgcctcatgagcttagttaaactgtcgtaccccatcagaacccaaaatattagCTTGTTTTACTCCGATGTTTGTAAACcacgtaaatgtaaacaaacactgtatagcctcaaaacatagttaaactataattttgatatcatggatggtccttgcatccatagcactgtctatgaatttgagagtggctacatttctccaggcccatccctcagccttTTACCAAAACTAAGGCGGGACAACCGCTttgttattatttcaattaaagatTCTAGTATTAACCATGTCATATAACATGTCATTTTGACATTATCAAAATTGTTTCCTCACTTATGTATGGGTTCTCTGTGTGTCATATTTCTTAACTCGACCACAACCATAAAGGCAAACATACTAATAGTAACACTTCACCTATCAGTGAGTGAGTCTGAGCATTGAGTGAGTCTGGGCCAAAATTACTGTAGAGAATTTGGTTTTGTGATTGGATTAGTGAATGAATCAGAGCTGAGAAAATGATGTGGTATCTGACTCAGGTTCTAGCACCAcatcaaaatatacattttttttattttgcattcTCTGCATATATAACCCAAACTTCTCTACACAAACTACAGAATCATTAGTCAgtcctctgaaacacacacacacacacacaccctttgtgTCAGTGCAGCGGTCTGTTAGTTTTAAATAAGTTAGCTAATGGTGAAGTTTATGGAAAAGCTCTTCCCCATCCTGATGCCTACAATTGTAACCTTAACTGATTGCCCTTGTAGCTGCGGTTtccctttctttattttctccTCATCCAGTGAGCGCAAAGAATAGCCCCTTTTCATGGCAGGCTGAAGAAGACTTGCAGAGTACGTGGAAAGCGCTGCTTAAACAGCTCTCAGCCAAAACAAAAACAGCCGCCAAAAGGAATCCCATTTCATTTAAATGAGCAGGAAATTGACCCGtcggagaaagaaaaaaaaataagCGAGTGAGTGGTGAACCGATCCTGTAGTCTGTGGGAACTTGACAAGTGGGCCTGCTTTTCTAAGTGCCTTCGGGAACAGGGCCGTTTTTGGGGAGTCTCGCTCCGGCACTCAGAGTGCACTCCTGTGCAAGGCTGCTTAGCATGACAATGAAGCTGGGAGATGGGCTCTGGGAAGCAGGTGCCGCTCTTGTCACCCCTCCGACCTGCAGTTTGGTCAAGAGGGGAATCGATATGGGTTAGCCTGATAGAGAGGTACCCTGGCCTCGTGTAGGCCTAGGCCCAGAGATGGAGAGGTTTTCATATGGAAAACATGGCCCTAGTGATTTTGTCCAAACAAAATGGACAATCGAATAACCCTGTGTATAGAAGGACCTTCTACAGGTTTCGTTACTGAACCATTCATTGGAAACTGGCGAAACACAAGGCTGAATGCCtcaggggggaggaagagaggtgaGGGGGTTCTGACTGAGCCTAAAAGGAGAACAACATGGGTTGTTCTGTTTTCCCTTCAGAGTCTCTCAGTACTAGGCAGACAGTCATGTTGTTGGAAACAGATGGTTTTGCACAACCACCATAAGCATCTATCACTTTCTCAATTGTTTTTGAGAAACTGATAGATGAGATGGCAATTGAGTACAAGCACAAAGTATTTAACAATTCATACAAAGCAGGCCTTATGCTGCAGTTCATATACTGTTCTTCCTAAGGTTAACTAAAGCAATTGATCAATGACAAGTGGAAGCATATGACTCCTCTTTCTTCTATGTGTGCAATGCACCATGGATGGATGCTGTGTGGAGAGTGACCACTAGATGGGAACAATAGCCTATCAGGCCTTCAACTCTAACTGTTCCAGTTAACCCATGTTGTACAGTCACTGCTCAGTAATAGAGTGACACAGCTATCTGACATGGAGAAAATAGAAAGAGACATCATTAAAGTCCTAACTTCATTGAGCTTACAACTCATTTAAATTTAGATTGCAATCATCTGACCCTTGTTAATAGGGAATGGCCCAGTATTCTAGGAAATGAGTTTTGCAGACTCTATGCtaattgaaatgtattctgaTGTTTCCCAAGCTACACTTGCCACCCGGTGTAGACTACTTCATATGGACTGGAATACTAATGTCTTCTGTATGTTGTGAAAGGTCATGTTTCATGAAGACAGAGGTCAGGTGATGGACACTTATGCTTGACCAAAGCTTGTTGTTTTATAAGCAAATAAAACATGCTTATTACATAGGCTATAACATATAATACCATTCTTGTCCCAAAAAAACCCAcattcctattcaaactaattgaATTGTAGATTATATGATTGTTGTTATTGATTTTAATGGTGAAAATAAACTGGTGAAAATAAACTGAACCATATATTGATTGGCATTCAATATTAGTAAATGTTCACCATCAGGATGCACAAAACCTAAACTCGCGACAACCTAAGCTGTTTTCATTTAAGGCCACTGTGTGGAATGTCGATAAAAAATTTTTAACAGGGAGTAATATACGCACTTTCATTACATTAACCGCGCTAGCTGACCAACAGCTGACCAATTATTGAATTCAGACCTTCCAGCAAAAGTAGTGGTCCCCTATGGCTTGTGGCTCGTATTTTCTGCGTAAAGCCAGTAAGAAAAAGTAATTTGAGAATGAGTTTAAGGCGGGGCGAAACAAGTTCGTCACCTAATTCCCGCCCCGTTAttgaagaggcagagagagagcacaaaaaaaagtatgcacttaAGCGATGGACGGAGAGCAAGACTGACAGAGCTGGACAACTTGACTATTTTTAAACGACCCAGTATCCCTCCGTGCTGTGCGCTTGTGTGGTTACAAACAGGAGCCTACTAACATGGGATTCTGAATAGCCTGTCATCTAAAAATCAATTCGGAAAATAAGGACTTTACCGAGGATTATTACGGTAAATAACGGTTCAACTCAACTGCCTGGTTTGAGATTTTACTATGCGTGCTACCAGTGGTATATTATAAACTAATTGTTTTCCATTCTAACTTTCACAGCATGTTGCCTTCAATTTGGTAAACATGTGAAGCATATCGTGCTTAAAAAAATTCGACTGGATTTGGAACTGTAACAACAAGCACATTTGTATTCCCCTTTTGTAATTCGCATACTGTTTCCAGGGAAAACAAAACGTTTTGCGTAGTTTGACCATAGGAGGTAACTTTAATCAGTATTAAAGTTCTCTCACCACCTTGGAACTAACGGACATGCTACATTGTTTTCATCAGATTTGACAGTGGGGAAATTTACACATTTCGGGCACAAACTCATCAATCTGGAATTGTTACAGCCACAGTTTCTTTCCTCAAAACTTTTTTCCTCATGGGATGAAATATTTTACTTTTCTTTTCTGTTTTAATACATGAAGCATTTCCTGATACATAAACTTTCCTGATATCACCATGGATGTTTTTAATTTGAGGATTGCCATTTTACTGTGGTGCCAACTTGTTATTGCTGCATCCAGCTTGGAGATCGGCGCCTATGATATAGAGAGAGGCAGACCTGCAAAATGTGAACTCATCACCATCCCCATGTGCCAGGGCATTGGCTACAATATGACAAGAATGCCCAACTTCATGAAATATGAAAGCCAAGCGGAGGCCAGCATCAAACTAAATGAGTTTGCCCCTCTAGTGGAATACGGCTGTGACATGCACCTGCGCTTTTTCCTCTGCTCCCTCTACGTCCCCATGTGCACTGACAAAGTGTCCACCACCATCCCTGCCTGCCGACCAATGTGTGAGCAGGCCAGGCAAAAGTGCTCTCCCATCATGGAGAAGTTCAGCTTTGGCTGGCCTGACTCACTGGACTGCTCCAAGCTGCCCACTAAAAACGACCCCAACTCCCTGTGCATGGAGGCGCCTGAGAATGACACAAAGCAGGAGACCAAGAAGGGGGAGGGCATGCTCCCGGTGCCCCCCAGACCCAGGCAGCCCAGCTCGGGTACCAGCCTGGGCTCCTGCGAGAACCCGGAGAAGTTCCAGTATGTGGAGAAGAGCCAGTCGTGCGCCCCGCGCTGCTCCTCTGCGGTGGACGTGTTCTGGTCGAAGCAGGACAAGGACTTTGCCTTCATCTGGATGGCGGTGTGGTCCACACTCTGCTTTGTCTCCACCGCCTTCACCGTCCTCACCTTCCTGCTGGACCCGCAGCGCTTCCAGTACCCGGAGCGGCCCATCATCTTCCTCTCGATGTGCTACAATGTCTACTCGGTGGCCTTCATCATCCGCTCGGTGGCCGGTTCCGAGAACATCGCCTGTGACCGGGAGAATGGCGAGCTCTACATCATCCAGGAGGGGCTGGAGTCCACGGGCTGCACCATCGTATTCCTCATCCTCT
Encoded proteins:
- the LOC121579345 gene encoding frizzled-9 → MDVFNLRIAILLWCQLVIAASSLEIGAYDIERGRPAKCELITIPMCQGIGYNMTRMPNFMKYESQAEASIKLNEFAPLVEYGCDMHLRFFLCSLYVPMCTDKVSTTIPACRPMCEQARQKCSPIMEKFSFGWPDSLDCSKLPTKNDPNSLCMEAPENDTKQETKKGEGMLPVPPRPRQPSSGTSLGSCENPEKFQYVEKSQSCAPRCSSAVDVFWSKQDKDFAFIWMAVWSTLCFVSTAFTVLTFLLDPQRFQYPERPIIFLSMCYNVYSVAFIIRSVAGSENIACDRENGELYIIQEGLESTGCTIVFLILYYFGMASSIWWVILTLTWFLAAGKKWGHEAIEAHSSYFHMAAWGIPAMKTIVILTMRKVAGDELTGLCYVGSMDVNALTGFVLIPLSCYLVIGTSFILTGFVALFHIRKIMKTGGTNTEKLEKLMVKIGVFSILYTVPATCVIICYFYERLNMDYWKFRVLESKCVSFPGRRNKDCSLEESIPTVAVFMLKIFMSLVVGITSGVWVWSSKTLQTWQGLCNRKLAVRTSRKPCGSISCSTSHCHYKAPAVVLHMSKTDSYIESPTHV